The following are encoded together in the Sparus aurata chromosome 1, fSpaAur1.1, whole genome shotgun sequence genome:
- the txndc11 gene encoding thioredoxin domain-containing protein 11 isoform X2, protein MLRRVRQSLRQVLFLMARRPGLLCGAVLLGVLLVLAVKFPCSRAKNVVASARPPVRFFSTEAPVVDLYMGQLDQVERLRSMAEVSLIFFYAPWCAHSMAARQEVQQVAKKLARQVQFVAVNCWWSQGKCRKQNRFYQYPIIHLFYRRFGPIEYKGPFLAPYVESFILRVITPLTYLPSRATLKEFLSYHEPRVVGFFQFNSSPQPPGYITYLSSALQALKRDFRGAVRFGVVTNKQVAEAIPLQDDETVYLYRRLNSSLIFPRSERNFTSEAICSWVFEHHETVLHWLQPPGTKSRLLERELTKGPALLLFLPHNPLGPSPNPILQQVADIAVRYHSCDNKNHSSSDKSFTSHSSQCCQSVLLPESSTSVCEVCLRLSRSLLTSSSVCCSFSSTAQGGDVLQPYLRHCCLHQESDPTSIKPTTSLGCSNFLNGYSPFSQYSACCRKVKPQLNESQAKEEPDTQRVPLTPPSSSIPPPSGPPQEADGITGLWCQTNRTLRFYVLDVALNWPLAVRLGATANKSASPHQEAGGGGGDGSFAAIVNLKDEVHYVLRRNPETTLTESLEAFIRNFSAPYSLLQRHLVGEEEQQDGEGETGHPDKHQHSSPRPLITELNTASFLPSVMDVQKDVLLFYYTQWCGFCSVLNHVLIQLARLLQGNGTITVARKHFSVKFPDDLPITLPNLLRFILQHSGSVQYADKPATSSSEAEGEGEGPGGIFRAEFLALQREVQTLRHARERLSQQLAQLWRDNRRLTFDTRTLEAKNSELQQERQNLEEQHREKSRQLGEAVRRLQDLADASENLLNENTLLRVLLRALKGRTEAKEQVEVERNEAEQKRSHMAS, encoded by the exons ATGCTGCGCCGGGTGCGGCAGTCTCTCCGGCAGGTGCTGTTTCTGATGGCCCGGAGACCGGGTCTACTCTGCGGGGCTGTCTTGCTCGGCGTCCTGCTCGTCCTGGCCGTCAAATTCCCATGCAG CCGCGCTAAGAATGTGGTGGCATCAGCTCGGCCTCCGGTGCGGTTCTTCTCTACCGAGGCCCCGGTAGTGGACCTCTACATGGGTCAGCTAGACCAG GTGGAGCGTCTCAGGAGCATGGCGGAGGTATCCCTCATCTTCTTCTACGCACCGTGGTGTGCTCACTCGATGGCTGCGCGGCAGGAAGTGCAGCAGGTCGCTAAGAAGCTGGCCAGACAG GTGCAGTTTGTGGCCGTTAACTGTTGGTGGAGTCAGGGGAAATGCAGGAAGCAAAACCGCTTCTATCAGTACCCGATCATCCATTTGTTTTATAGAAG GTTTGGGCCTATTGAGTACAAGGGTCCATTTTTGGCTCCGTATGTGGAAAGTTTTATCCTCAGAGTCATCACACCGCTCACTTACCTCCCATCCAGAGCAACACTGAAGGAGTTCCTCTCCTATCACGAG CCTCGAGTGGTGGGTTTCTTCCAGTTCAACTCCTCTCCTCAGCCGCCGGGGTACATCACATATCTGTCCTCTGCTCTGCAGGCTCTAAAGAGGG ATTTCCGTGGTGCGGTACGTTTCGGGGTTGTGACCAACAAACAGGTGGCCGAGGCCATCCCGCTGCAGGACGATGAAACCGTTTACCTTTACAGAAGATTAAACTCCTCTTTG ATCTTCCCTCGAAGCGAGCGCAACTTCACATCAGAGGCCATCTGTAGCTGGGTGTTTGAACACCACGAGACCGTCCTCCACTGGCTGCAGCCTCCGGGAACCAAGTCCCGCCTCCTGGAACGTGAGCTGACTAAAGGACCGGCGCTGCTGCTGTTCCTGCCACACAATCCGCTCGGGCCCAGTCCCAATCCCATactgcagcag GTTGCAGACATCGCTGTGCGTTATCATTCCTGTGACAACAAAAACCACTCCAGCTCGGACAAAAGTTTCACCTCCCACTCCTCGCAGTGCTGCCAGTCGGTCCTTCTCCCAGAGTCCagcaccagtgtgtgtgaggtgtgccTCCGCTTGTCCCGATCGCTCCTGACCAGCTCCTCCGTgtgctgctccttctcctccacggCTCAGGGAGGAGACGTGTTGCAGCCCTATCTCAGACACTGCTGCCTGCACCAAGAATCGGACCCCACGTCCATAAAACCCACAACCTCATTGGGCTGTAGCAACTTTCTGAACGGCTACAGCCCTTTTAGTCAATACAGTGCCTGCTGTAGGAAAGTCAAACCTCAACTCAATGAATCACAAGCCAAAGAGGAGCCAGACACGCAAAGAGTTCCGCTCACGCCCCCATCTTCATCCATACCTCCACCCTCTGGCCCTCCGCAGGAAGCAGACGGGATCACAGGGCTCTGGTGTCAGACCAACAGGACGCTCAGGTTTTATGTGCTGGATGTTGCTCTGAACTGGCCTTTGGCGGTGAGGCTCGGAGCAACCGCCAACAAAAGTGCTTCTCCACACCAGGAGGCTGGTGGCGGGGGCGGTGACGGGTCGTTTGCAGCTATCGTGAACCTGAAGGACGAGGTTCATTATGTTCTTCGCCGCAATCCAGAAACCACACTGACCGAGTCTCTGG AGGCCTTCATCAGGAACTTCAGTGCTCCATACAGCCTCCTCCAGAGACACCTCgtgggagaggaagagcagcaaGACGGCGAGGGGGAAACCGGGCATCCAGACAAACACCAGCACTCGTCGCCTCGCCCCCTCATCACagaactgaacactgcctcctTCCTGCCTTCTGTCATGGACGTCcaaaag GATGTTCTGCTGTTCTACTACACTCAGTGGTGTGGATTTTGTTCTGTCCTCAACCATGTCCTCATCCAGCTGGCCAGGTTATTACAGGGAAACGGCACCATCACTGTCGCCAG aaaacattttagcGTGAAGTTTCCCGACGACCTGCCCATCACGTTACCCAACCTCCTGCGCTTCATCCTGCAGCACTCTGGCTCTGTGCAGTATGCAGACAAACCAGCGACGTCTTCTAGCGAGGCGGAGGGTGAGGGCGAGGGGCCGGGGGGCATCTTCCGTGCCGAGTTTCTGGCACTCCAGCGCGAGGTTCAAACGCTGCGTCACGCCCGCGAGCGTCTCTCCCAGCAGCTGGCGCAGCTGTGGCGTGACAACAGGCGGCTGACATTTGACACTCGCACCTTAGAGGCCAAGAActcggagctgcagcaggaaagGCAAAACTTAGAGGAGCAGCACCGGGAGAAAAGCAGGCAGCTCGGCGAGGCGGTGAGGCGGCTGCAGGACCTGGCGGACGCCTCTGAAAACCTGCTGAATGAGAACACGCTGCTCAGGGTCCTGCTGAGGGCGCTGAAGGGCAGGACGGAGGCTAAAgaacaggtggaggtggagagaaaCGAGGCAGAACAGAAAAGAAGCCATATGGCGTCCTGA
- the LOC115585055 gene encoding lipopolysaccharide-induced tumor necrosis factor-alpha factor homolog — MANVQMPVVPVAPLGDSPVQVACPKCHQTVLSKVNYSAGLLTYLFCGGLFLCGFVLGCCLIPFCVDRLRDAKHTCPTCKTELGVYKRL, encoded by the exons ATGGCGAATGTACAAATGCCTGTTG TGCCGGTCGCCCCGCTGGGGGACAGTCCGGTTCAGGTCGCCTGTCCTAAGTGCCATCAGACAGTTCTGTCCAAGGTGAACTACTCCGCTGGTTTGCTCACCTACCTTTTCTGTGGAGGACTCTTCCTCTGTGG CTTTGTTTTAGGTTGCTGTCTCATCCCGTTCTGTGTGGACCGGCTGAGAGACGCCAAGCACACCTGCCCGACCTGCAAGACTGAACTTGGCGTTTATAAACGCTTATAA
- the txndc11 gene encoding thioredoxin domain-containing protein 11 isoform X1 yields the protein MLRRVRQSLRQVLFLMARRPGLLCGAVLLGVLLVLAVKFPCSRAKNVVASARPPVRFFSTEAPVVDLYMGQLDQVERLRSMAEVSLIFFYAPWCAHSMAARQEVQQVAKKLARQVQFVAVNCWWSQGKCRKQNRFYQYPIIHLFYRRFGPIEYKGPFLAPYVESFILRVITPLTYLPSRATLKEFLSYHEPRVVGFFQFNSSPQPPGYITYLSSALQALKRDFRGAVRFGVVTNKQVAEAIPLQDDETVYLYRRLNSSLIFPRSERNFTSEAICSWVFEHHETVLHWLQPPGTKSRLLERELTKGPALLLFLPHNPLGPSPNPILQQVADIAVRYHSCDNKNHSSSDKSFTSHSSQCCQSVLLPESSTSVCEVCLRLSRSLLTSSSVCCSFSSTAQGGDVLQPYLRHCCLHQESDPTSIKPTTSLGCSNFLNGYSPFSQYSACCRKVKPQLNESQAKEEPDTQRVPLTPPSSSIPPPSGPPQEADGITGLWCQTNRTLRFYVLDVALNWPLAVRLGATANKSASPHQEAGGGGGDGSFAAIVNLKDEVHYVLRRNPETTLTESLEAFIRNFSAPYSLLQRHLVGEEEQQDGEGETGHPDKHQHSSPRPLITELNTASFLPSVMDVQKDVLLFYYTQWCGFCSVLNHVLIQLARLLQGNGTITVARVNVARNDLPWEFMVDHVPSVLLFPKYRKHFSVKFPDDLPITLPNLLRFILQHSGSVQYADKPATSSSEAEGEGEGPGGIFRAEFLALQREVQTLRHARERLSQQLAQLWRDNRRLTFDTRTLEAKNSELQQERQNLEEQHREKSRQLGEAVRRLQDLADASENLLNENTLLRVLLRALKGRTEAKEQVEVERNEAEQKRSHMAS from the exons ATGCTGCGCCGGGTGCGGCAGTCTCTCCGGCAGGTGCTGTTTCTGATGGCCCGGAGACCGGGTCTACTCTGCGGGGCTGTCTTGCTCGGCGTCCTGCTCGTCCTGGCCGTCAAATTCCCATGCAG CCGCGCTAAGAATGTGGTGGCATCAGCTCGGCCTCCGGTGCGGTTCTTCTCTACCGAGGCCCCGGTAGTGGACCTCTACATGGGTCAGCTAGACCAG GTGGAGCGTCTCAGGAGCATGGCGGAGGTATCCCTCATCTTCTTCTACGCACCGTGGTGTGCTCACTCGATGGCTGCGCGGCAGGAAGTGCAGCAGGTCGCTAAGAAGCTGGCCAGACAG GTGCAGTTTGTGGCCGTTAACTGTTGGTGGAGTCAGGGGAAATGCAGGAAGCAAAACCGCTTCTATCAGTACCCGATCATCCATTTGTTTTATAGAAG GTTTGGGCCTATTGAGTACAAGGGTCCATTTTTGGCTCCGTATGTGGAAAGTTTTATCCTCAGAGTCATCACACCGCTCACTTACCTCCCATCCAGAGCAACACTGAAGGAGTTCCTCTCCTATCACGAG CCTCGAGTGGTGGGTTTCTTCCAGTTCAACTCCTCTCCTCAGCCGCCGGGGTACATCACATATCTGTCCTCTGCTCTGCAGGCTCTAAAGAGGG ATTTCCGTGGTGCGGTACGTTTCGGGGTTGTGACCAACAAACAGGTGGCCGAGGCCATCCCGCTGCAGGACGATGAAACCGTTTACCTTTACAGAAGATTAAACTCCTCTTTG ATCTTCCCTCGAAGCGAGCGCAACTTCACATCAGAGGCCATCTGTAGCTGGGTGTTTGAACACCACGAGACCGTCCTCCACTGGCTGCAGCCTCCGGGAACCAAGTCCCGCCTCCTGGAACGTGAGCTGACTAAAGGACCGGCGCTGCTGCTGTTCCTGCCACACAATCCGCTCGGGCCCAGTCCCAATCCCATactgcagcag GTTGCAGACATCGCTGTGCGTTATCATTCCTGTGACAACAAAAACCACTCCAGCTCGGACAAAAGTTTCACCTCCCACTCCTCGCAGTGCTGCCAGTCGGTCCTTCTCCCAGAGTCCagcaccagtgtgtgtgaggtgtgccTCCGCTTGTCCCGATCGCTCCTGACCAGCTCCTCCGTgtgctgctccttctcctccacggCTCAGGGAGGAGACGTGTTGCAGCCCTATCTCAGACACTGCTGCCTGCACCAAGAATCGGACCCCACGTCCATAAAACCCACAACCTCATTGGGCTGTAGCAACTTTCTGAACGGCTACAGCCCTTTTAGTCAATACAGTGCCTGCTGTAGGAAAGTCAAACCTCAACTCAATGAATCACAAGCCAAAGAGGAGCCAGACACGCAAAGAGTTCCGCTCACGCCCCCATCTTCATCCATACCTCCACCCTCTGGCCCTCCGCAGGAAGCAGACGGGATCACAGGGCTCTGGTGTCAGACCAACAGGACGCTCAGGTTTTATGTGCTGGATGTTGCTCTGAACTGGCCTTTGGCGGTGAGGCTCGGAGCAACCGCCAACAAAAGTGCTTCTCCACACCAGGAGGCTGGTGGCGGGGGCGGTGACGGGTCGTTTGCAGCTATCGTGAACCTGAAGGACGAGGTTCATTATGTTCTTCGCCGCAATCCAGAAACCACACTGACCGAGTCTCTGG AGGCCTTCATCAGGAACTTCAGTGCTCCATACAGCCTCCTCCAGAGACACCTCgtgggagaggaagagcagcaaGACGGCGAGGGGGAAACCGGGCATCCAGACAAACACCAGCACTCGTCGCCTCGCCCCCTCATCACagaactgaacactgcctcctTCCTGCCTTCTGTCATGGACGTCcaaaag GATGTTCTGCTGTTCTACTACACTCAGTGGTGTGGATTTTGTTCTGTCCTCAACCATGTCCTCATCCAGCTGGCCAGGTTATTACAGGGAAACGGCACCATCACTGTCGCCAG GGTGAATGTTGCACGTAACGACCTTCCGTGGGAGTTCATGGTGGATCACGTTCCCTCTGTTCTTCTCTTTCCCAAATACAG aaaacattttagcGTGAAGTTTCCCGACGACCTGCCCATCACGTTACCCAACCTCCTGCGCTTCATCCTGCAGCACTCTGGCTCTGTGCAGTATGCAGACAAACCAGCGACGTCTTCTAGCGAGGCGGAGGGTGAGGGCGAGGGGCCGGGGGGCATCTTCCGTGCCGAGTTTCTGGCACTCCAGCGCGAGGTTCAAACGCTGCGTCACGCCCGCGAGCGTCTCTCCCAGCAGCTGGCGCAGCTGTGGCGTGACAACAGGCGGCTGACATTTGACACTCGCACCTTAGAGGCCAAGAActcggagctgcagcaggaaagGCAAAACTTAGAGGAGCAGCACCGGGAGAAAAGCAGGCAGCTCGGCGAGGCGGTGAGGCGGCTGCAGGACCTGGCGGACGCCTCTGAAAACCTGCTGAATGAGAACACGCTGCTCAGGGTCCTGCTGAGGGCGCTGAAGGGCAGGACGGAGGCTAAAgaacaggtggaggtggagagaaaCGAGGCAGAACAGAAAAGAAGCCATATGGCGTCCTGA
- the LOC115584898 gene encoding bifunctional apoptosis regulator isoform X1, translating to MTLTVSSYSLSTDLDMLHQMEWDSSDDGLGAGMDDPPQILEPAQSKPSTTDISEHEFSCHCCYDILVNPTTLTCGHNFCRHCLALWWESSHKNECPECREKWEGFPKINILLRDATDKLFTEVIQRRREEIQANPKISRSLLAFQRYGDNLGRSRTTQHKGAGFFFSGVLTALTCVAVMVLVYHWSSGVVDQHDPLISKPVSRWTPEEVVSWLDHLGPWAQLYREPFQQENVNGRLLLMLGDEELLKPPYNIENQAHRRAVLAELDRIKTLGVKPPQNLWEYKAANAGKSLFLLYALKRSPRLTLFYLYLFDYSETFLPFLHTCCPAIANIDHSLEGSFLNSQLEPSWRQWAEFLVKYLLLPYQLIAEFAWDWLAVHYWTSRFIIVNTMLLSVLEGCALWRLWTRATIRSLPDKMWNHLWKMLSQGFAFAIMWPFVPQFVCNCLFYWALYFSPIINIDLVVQQLMHPETQAP from the exons ACTTGGATATGTTGCACCAGATGGAGTGGGATTCATCAGATGACGGTCTGGGAGCAGGAATGGACGACCCCCCTCAAATACTCGAGCCGGCTCAGTCGAAGCCCTCTACCACCGACATCTCGGAGCATGAATTTTCATGTCACTGTTGCTACGACATCCTGGTGAACCCAACCACCCTGACCTGCGGCCATAACTTTTGCCGTCACTGTCTGGCCCTGTGGTGGGAGTCCTCTCACAAAAATGAGTGCCCGGAGTGCCGGGAGAAGTGGGAAGGCTTTCCTAAAATCAACATACTGCTGAG GGATGCAACTGACAAGCTGTTCACTGAGGTCATTCAGCGGAGGAGAGAAGAGATCCAGGCAAACCCCAAAATCTCCCGCAGCTTGCTGGCCTTCCAGAG GTACGGTGACAACTTGGGTAGATCCAGGACAACCCAGCACAAAGGAGCgggcttcttcttctctggcgTCCTAACTGCACTCACGTGTGTTGCT gtgaTGGTGCTGGTGTATCACTGGAGCAGTGGTGTGGTCGACCAGCATGACCCGCTGATCAGTAAACCTGTGTCTCGCTGGACACCGGAGGAAGTGGTGTCCTGGCTCGATCACCTGGGTCCCTGGGCCCAGCTTTACAGGGAACCCTTCCAGCAGGAGAACGTCAATGGGAG GCTGCTGTTGATGCTGGGGGATGAAGAGTTGTTAAAACCTCCTTACAACATCGAAAATCAGGCTCATCGACGGGCGGTTCTGGCTGAACTGGACAGAATTAAAACCCTGGGGGTCAAACCTCCGCAGAACCTCTGGGAATACAAG GCTGCTAATGCAGGGAAGTCTCTGTTCCTGCTGTACGCACTGAAGCGCTCCCCTCGTCTCACACTCttctatttgtatttattcGACTACTCGGAAACCTTCCTGCCCTTCCTGCACACCTGCTGTCCGGCCATCGCAAACATCGACCACTCGTTGGAGGGCAGCTTCCTCAACTCACAG TTGGAGCCCAGTTGGCGACAGTGGGCAGAGTTTCTTGTGAAGTACCTCCTGCTTCCGTACCAGCTGATAGCAGAGTTTGCTTGGGACTGGCTAGCCGTCCACTACTGGACATCTCGCTTCATTATTGTCAACACCATGCTGCTGTCTGTGCTGGAAGGCTGCGCACTGTGGAGACTCTGGACAAGAGCCACGATCAG GTCTCTGCCGGACAAGATGTGGAACCACTTGTGGAAGATGTTATCTCAGGGGTTCGCATTCGCCATCATGTGGCCTTTTGTCCCGCAGTTTGTGTGCAACTGCCTCTTCTACTGGGCTCTGTACTTCAGTCCCATCATTAATATAGACCTGGTGGTGCAGCAACTGATGCACCCAGAGACACAGGCACCGTAA
- the LOC115584898 gene encoding bifunctional apoptosis regulator isoform X2 produces MLHQMEWDSSDDGLGAGMDDPPQILEPAQSKPSTTDISEHEFSCHCCYDILVNPTTLTCGHNFCRHCLALWWESSHKNECPECREKWEGFPKINILLRDATDKLFTEVIQRRREEIQANPKISRSLLAFQRYGDNLGRSRTTQHKGAGFFFSGVLTALTCVAVMVLVYHWSSGVVDQHDPLISKPVSRWTPEEVVSWLDHLGPWAQLYREPFQQENVNGRLLLMLGDEELLKPPYNIENQAHRRAVLAELDRIKTLGVKPPQNLWEYKAANAGKSLFLLYALKRSPRLTLFYLYLFDYSETFLPFLHTCCPAIANIDHSLEGSFLNSQLEPSWRQWAEFLVKYLLLPYQLIAEFAWDWLAVHYWTSRFIIVNTMLLSVLEGCALWRLWTRATIRSLPDKMWNHLWKMLSQGFAFAIMWPFVPQFVCNCLFYWALYFSPIINIDLVVQQLMHPETQAP; encoded by the exons ATGTTGCACCAGATGGAGTGGGATTCATCAGATGACGGTCTGGGAGCAGGAATGGACGACCCCCCTCAAATACTCGAGCCGGCTCAGTCGAAGCCCTCTACCACCGACATCTCGGAGCATGAATTTTCATGTCACTGTTGCTACGACATCCTGGTGAACCCAACCACCCTGACCTGCGGCCATAACTTTTGCCGTCACTGTCTGGCCCTGTGGTGGGAGTCCTCTCACAAAAATGAGTGCCCGGAGTGCCGGGAGAAGTGGGAAGGCTTTCCTAAAATCAACATACTGCTGAG GGATGCAACTGACAAGCTGTTCACTGAGGTCATTCAGCGGAGGAGAGAAGAGATCCAGGCAAACCCCAAAATCTCCCGCAGCTTGCTGGCCTTCCAGAG GTACGGTGACAACTTGGGTAGATCCAGGACAACCCAGCACAAAGGAGCgggcttcttcttctctggcgTCCTAACTGCACTCACGTGTGTTGCT gtgaTGGTGCTGGTGTATCACTGGAGCAGTGGTGTGGTCGACCAGCATGACCCGCTGATCAGTAAACCTGTGTCTCGCTGGACACCGGAGGAAGTGGTGTCCTGGCTCGATCACCTGGGTCCCTGGGCCCAGCTTTACAGGGAACCCTTCCAGCAGGAGAACGTCAATGGGAG GCTGCTGTTGATGCTGGGGGATGAAGAGTTGTTAAAACCTCCTTACAACATCGAAAATCAGGCTCATCGACGGGCGGTTCTGGCTGAACTGGACAGAATTAAAACCCTGGGGGTCAAACCTCCGCAGAACCTCTGGGAATACAAG GCTGCTAATGCAGGGAAGTCTCTGTTCCTGCTGTACGCACTGAAGCGCTCCCCTCGTCTCACACTCttctatttgtatttattcGACTACTCGGAAACCTTCCTGCCCTTCCTGCACACCTGCTGTCCGGCCATCGCAAACATCGACCACTCGTTGGAGGGCAGCTTCCTCAACTCACAG TTGGAGCCCAGTTGGCGACAGTGGGCAGAGTTTCTTGTGAAGTACCTCCTGCTTCCGTACCAGCTGATAGCAGAGTTTGCTTGGGACTGGCTAGCCGTCCACTACTGGACATCTCGCTTCATTATTGTCAACACCATGCTGCTGTCTGTGCTGGAAGGCTGCGCACTGTGGAGACTCTGGACAAGAGCCACGATCAG GTCTCTGCCGGACAAGATGTGGAACCACTTGTGGAAGATGTTATCTCAGGGGTTCGCATTCGCCATCATGTGGCCTTTTGTCCCGCAGTTTGTGTGCAACTGCCTCTTCTACTGGGCTCTGTACTTCAGTCCCATCATTAATATAGACCTGGTGGTGCAGCAACTGATGCACCCAGAGACACAGGCACCGTAA